One segment of Gasterosteus aculeatus chromosome 3, fGasAcu3.hap1.1, whole genome shotgun sequence DNA contains the following:
- the LOC120816185 gene encoding ephrin type-A receptor 4-A-like, producing the protein MEPLQLARGANRQHTRCPSAHMAANAWRIFPFFLWILPLVSSSRTRIYPPNEVTLLDTRTVPGELKWAASPSEGGWEEVSIMDEKNIPIRTYQVCNVLEPNQNNWLRTDWIPRSGAQRVYVEVKFTLRDCNSLPGVTGTCKETFNLYYHESNEDRESYIKESSFIKVDTVAADESFTQVDVGDRIMKLNTEVRDVKVATRKGFYLAFQDVGACIALVSVRVFYKTCPLTIRNLATFPDTVTGADTSSLVEVRGSCVNRSEEREEPKMYCGADGEWLVPIGGCFCSPGYQEKGGTCKACSVGFYKAKSPDAGCSKCPPHSHSLRDGATVCDCHSAFFRADSDPPSMACTQPPSAPQQLISVVNETSVVLEWAPPRRLGGRSDTSYSLECLICPTASRSHTRGKALPWNHSTAQPEAQRGGQGMQSDQGIVGSEVQSGRSVYQSGPAAGDHPRPGSGSGSQLCLPCSSDVVFSPDQAGLKTTRVVVSELRAHTHYTFIVHARNGVSRASGAGAAQSVSVTVTTNQAAPSAVSSILAIDVTRHSLALSWQQPDRPNGVILEYEVKFYEKDQKERSYRIMRTFSRSVDVTGLNPLTVYVFHVRARTAAGYGEFSPPFESATSSDPFPLIGEGVNTAFLLLSVSGVGILLLISAAVFIISRRRSKYSKTKQDSEEEKHLNPGVKIYVDPFTYEDPDQAIHEFAKEIDVSSIHIERVIGMGEFGEVCSGRLRVQGKREIYVAIKSLKAGYSDKQRRDFLSEASIMGQFDHPNIIRLEGVVTRCKPLMIITEYMENGSLDAFLRKHDGQFTVIQLVGMLRGIASGMKYLSDMSYVHRDLAARNILVNSNLVCKVSDFGLSRVLEDDPEAAYTAREATGTYLSPGGKIPIRWTAPEAIAYRKFTTASDVWSYGIVMWEVVSYGERPYWDMNNQDVIKAIEEGYRLPAPMDCPVVLHQLMLDCWERERAERPTFSQILNMLDKLIRNPGTLRRTGGDRHAAAVMESGVGSEVRVSVLPEVCVPAGSVCEWLRSLGLERYRDTLAAAGYTSIDTLLALTHQEMDRLGIITPSHQDLLIASVQQEVLSQMRHMQHTMVPV; encoded by the exons ATGGAGCCGCTTCAGCTCGCGCGCGGAGCCAACCGGCAGCACACGCGCTGCCCCTCGGCACACATGGCTGCGAACGCATGGCGAATATTTCCCTTCTTCCTATGGATATTACCGCTGGTTTCAAGTTCGAGGACGAGGATTTATCCACCCAACGAAG TGACCCTGCTGGACACCAGGACAGTGCCAGGAGAGCTGAAATGGGCCGCCAGTCCTTCCGAGGGAGGG TGGGAAGAGGTGAGTATAATGGACGAGAAGAACATCCCCATCAGAACGTACCAGGTGTGCAACGTCTTGGAGCCCAATCAGAACAACTGGTTGAGGACTGACTGGATCCCTCGGTCCGGCGCTCAGAGGGTCTACGTTGAAGTCAAGTTCACCCTGAGGGACTGTAATAGCCTGCCAGGGGTCACCGGCACCTGCAAG GAGACATTCAACCTCTACTACCACGAGTCTAACGAAGACAGAGAGAGCTACATCAAAGAGAGCAGCTTCATTAAAGTGGACACTGTGGCAGCAGATGAGAGCTTTACTCAG GTGGACGTTGGCGACCGCATCATGAAACTGAATACCGAGGTGCGAGACGTGAAGGTGGCGACCCGGAAAGGTTTCTACCTGGCCTTTCAAGATGTTGGCGCCTGCATCGCTTTGGTTTCCGTCAGAGTTTTCTACAAAACATGTCCGCTCACCATTCGTAACCTGGCAACGTTTCCGGACACTGTCACCGGGGCCGATACGTCTTCCTTGGTGGAGGTCAGGGGGTCGTGCGTCAACAGAtcggaagagagagaggagcctaAAATGTACTGCGGTGCTGACGGAGAGTGGTTGGTTCCTATTGGTGGATGTTTCTGCAGCCCGGGATATCAAGAGAAGGGTGGCACGTGTAAAG CCTGTTCTGTTGGTTTTTACAAGGCCAAGTCTCCGGATGCGGGATGCTCCAAGTGTCCCCCACACAGTCACTCGCTCAGGGACGGGGCGACAGTCTGTGACTGCCACTCCGCGTTCTTCCGCGCCGACAGCGACCCTCCCTCCATGGCCTGCACCC AGCCGCCATCTGCCCCGCAGCAGCTCATCTCCGTGGTGAACGAGACCTCGGTGGTCTTGGAGTGGGCCCCCCCTCGCCGGCTGGGAGGACGAAGTGACACCAGCTACAGTCTCGAGTGTCTCATTTGTCCAACAGCGAGCCGCAGTCACACCCGCGGCAAAGCTCTGCCCTGGAATCACAGCACCGCCCAGCCCGAGGCCCAGCGCGGGGGCCAGGGGATGCAGTCGGACCAGGGGATCGTGGGTTCTGAAGTCCAGTCGGGGAGAAGCGTCTACCAGAGCGGACCAGCAGCCGGAGACCACCCGAGGCCCGGCTCCGGCTCCGGCTCCCAGCTCTGCCTGCCCTGTAGCTCCGACGTCGTCTTCTCTCCCGACCAAGCCGGCCTGAAGACCACCAGGGTGGTGGTCAGCGAGCTCCGGGCCCACACGCACTACACATTCATCGTCCATGCGCGCAACGGGGTATCCCGGGCCAGCGGCGCAGGGGCAGCGCAGAGCGTGTCGGTCACTGTCACCACCAACCAAGCTG CTCCGTCTGCGGTCTCGTCCATCTTAGCCATTGATGTCACCAGGCACAGTTTGGCGTTGTCGTGGCAACAGCCGGATCGACCCAACGGGGTCATCCTGGAATACGAGGTCAAGTTCTATGAAAAG GATCAGAAAGAGAGGTCCTACCGCATAATGAGGACCTTCTCCCGGAGCGTCGATGTCACAGGTCTTAACCCCCTCACTGTGTACGTGTTTCATGTGCGTGCTCGCACAGCTGCTGGGTACGGAGAGTTCAGCCCCCCGTTTGAATCCGCCACCAGCTCAG ATCCCTTTCCCCTGATTGGAGAAGGAGTCAACACagccttcctgctgctgtccgtCAGCGGGGTTGGAATTTTACTGCTGATATCTGCAGCTGTGTTCATCATTAGCCGCAG GAGGAGCAAGTACAGTAAAACAAAGCAGGACTCAGAAGAGGAGAAACATCTCAACCCAG GAGTGAAGATCTATGTGGACCCGTTCACCTATGAAGACCCCGATCAGGCTATCCACGAGTTTGCCAAGGAGATAGATGTTAGCAGTATTCACATTGAGAGAGTTATTGGCATGG gagagtTTGGGGAGGTTTGCAGTGGTCGGCTGCGTGTTCAGGGAAAGAGGGAGATCTACGTGGCCATCAAGAGCCTGAAGGCGGGATACTCTGACAAACAGAGGAGGGACTTCCTGTCCGAGGCCTCCATCATGGGACAGTTTGACCACCCAAACATCATCCGGCTGGAGGGCGTCGTGACGCGAT GCAAACCATTGATGATCATCACAGAGTACATGGAAAATGGATCCCTGGATGCTTTTCTTCGG AAACACGACGGCCAGTTCACGGTGATCCAGCTGGTCGGCATGCTGCGCGGCATCGCCTCCGGCATGAAGTACCTGTCGGACATGAGCTACGTTCACCGAGACCTGGCGGCTCGGAACATCCTGGTCAACAGCAACCTGGTGTGTAAAGTGTCCGACTTTGGCCTGAGTCGAGTTCTGGAGGACGACCCAGAGGCCGCCTACACTGCgagg GAGGCAACTGGGACGTATCTGTCCCCTGGGGGGAAGATCCCCATCAGATGGACGGCTCCGGAGGCCATCGCCTATAGGAAGTTCACCACAGCCAGCGATGTGTGGAGTTACGGCATCGTCATGTGGGAGGTGGTGTCTTATGGAGAGAGACCCTACTGGGACATGAACAACCAGGAC GTGATCAAGGCAATAGAAGAGGGCTACCGTCTGCCTGCTCCCATGGACTGTCCCGTGGTGCTGCACCAGCTGATGCTGGATTGCTGGGAGAGAGAGCGGGCAGAGCGACCCACCTTCAGCCAGATACTCAACATGCTGGACAAGCTCATCCGTAACCCCGGAACGCTGCGCCGGACAGGGGGGGACAG ACACGCAGCCGCCGTGATGGAGTCAGGTGTGGGCTCGGAGGTGCGCGTGTCGGTCCTGCCAGAGGTGTGTGTGCCGGCGGGGTCGGTCTGCGAGTGGCTTCGGTCCCTCGGGTTGGAGAGGTACAGAGACACTCTGGCAGCAGCAGGGTACACCAGCATCGACACTCTCCTGGCTCTCACACACCA GGAGATGGACCGACTCGGAATAATCACACCATCGCACCAGGACTTACTAATTGCTAGTGTGCAGCAAGAAGTGTTGTCTCAAATGCGGCATATGCAACACACAATGGTTCCAGTCTGA